The window GGCGGCCGCCATACTCTCCGACCGCTACGTCACCGGGCGCTTCCTGCCCGACAAGGCCATCGACCTCATCGACGAGGCCGCCAGCCGCCTGCGCATCGAGATCGACTCGATGCCGATGGAGATCGACGTGGTGGAGCGTCGGCGCAAGCAGCTCGAGATCGAACGCGCCGCGCTGCGCAAGGAGACCGACGCCCCGTCGAAGGAGCGGCTCGCCCGGCTGGAGGAGGAGCTGGCCCGCCTGACCGAGGAGTCCTCCGGGCTCAAGGCGCACTGGCAGCTGGAGAAGGATGCCATCGGCCGCATCCGGACCATCAAGGCGGACATGGACAGCGCCAAGGCGGCCGCCGAGCAGGCCGAGCGGGAGGGCGACCTCGGCAAGGCCGCCGAGTTGCGCTACGGGCGCCTGGTGGAGCTGGAGAAGGACCTCCAGGAGGCCAACGCCGCCCTGAACCAGCTCCAGGCAGGCAACAAGATGCTGAAGGAGGAGGTGGACGAGGAGGACATCGCTGAGGTGGTCGCCCGCTGGACCGGCATCCCGGTGTCCCGGCTGCTGGAGGGCGAGCTGCAGAAGCTGGTCCGCATGGAGGACGCCCTGCACACCCGGGTCATCGGCCAGGACCAGGCGGTGTCCGCGGTGGCGAACGCCATCCGGCGGTCCCGGGCGGGCCTGGCGGACCCCAACCGGCCCATCGGCTCCTTCCTGTTCCTCGGCCCGACGGGCGTCGGCAAGACCGAGCTCGCCCGGGCGCTGGCGGAGTTCCTCTTTGATGACGAGCGGGCGGTGATCCGCCTGGACATGAGCGAGTACATGGAGAAGCACACGGTGTCCCGGCTCTACGGCGCCCCGCCGGGCTACGTCGGCTACGACGAGGGCGGCCAGCTCACCGAGGCGGTGCGCCGCCGGCCCTACGCCGTGGTCCTGCTGGACGAGATCGAGAAGGCCCACCCCGACGTCTTCAACGTGCTCCTCCAGGTCATGGACGACGGCCGCATGACCGACGGCCAGGGGCGCACGGTGGATTTCCGCAACACCATCCTGATCATGACCTCGAACGTGGGGTCGGGTTGGATCCTGAGCCTGACCAACGAGGGCAGGGACGACGAGCACATGTCCGAGAAGGTGATGGAAGCCGTGCGGGAGACCTTCAAGCCCGAGTTCCTGAACCGGGTGGACGAGATCGTCGTGTTCCGGCGCCTCTCCGAGGACCAGCTCGGGGCCATCGTCGACATCCAGCTCGGCTGGCTGGCCCGGCGCATGGCCCAGCGCCGGATCGGTCTCGAGGTGACGCCCCCGGCCCGGGCGTACCTGGCGCACCGGGGGTACGACCCGGCCTTCGGCGCCCGGCCGCTGCGCCGCCTGATCGCCAAGGAGCTGGCCGACCAGATCTCGATGTCGCTGCTGCAGGGCGGCTACACCGAGGGGGACACCGTGGAGGTCGATCTCGGCCCCGACGGGACCCTGACCTTCCGCAGGCAGGAGGCCCCCGTCGGCGCCGCCCCCTGAGCGGCGCCGAACCGGGCTCGACCGCAACTGAAGCGATGGTCATGGGGTGCTCATGCGATGTTGGCATAGCCGCGGCAAAGCCATGCCCGCCAATCCGGAACCGGCATCGGGGCAGGCCCGACGCCTTGCGGTGCCTCGCCGGGCGATGGGAAACTGGTGGGGCACAAGCTGCACCGAGACCATCGAAGAAAGGAGGTGATCGACATGCCGTCGCTCTGTTGAGCGGATGCTGGGGCGACCTGTAAGGTCCCGATTTCGGCTCCGACCAAGGAAGAGTTGATGCGGCGTGTTGTGGACCACCTGATCAACGTCCACAACGTTCGTCCCCCGACGAAGACCGTACTCAACTACCTGGAGACCAAGATCAAGTACTAAGACCTTCAGGTGTGCCGGTCCCCAGGTCTTGGGGACCACCGGACACCCGTACACCTCCCACCGCCGGGGCCCAGGTCCCGGCGGTGGCGCGCCCGGGGGCGGTTCAGGACCGCTGGGGGCCGCCCCGGGTGAGCAGGACCGCGGCCCCGGCACCCACCGCCAGGGCGAGCACCAGCGCCCCGGCCAGGAACCAGGGCGTGCTGGTGGAGGACGACTTCTTCGCCGGCCCGGCCGCCTTCGGCGATGCCGGGGGGCGCCTGCCGGGTGTCGACGGGCTCGGGCTGGGCGATGGCGGCGGGGGCGCCTTCAGCGTGACGGTGACGCCCTCCGACACCACCCGGGACACACCGTCGTCGGCCACCACCGCGGCCTGGTAGGCCCCCGGTGCCAACCCGGCACCCGCCGGGTCCCACGTCACCGACGCCGCTCCTCCCGTCACGGGCGCCGGAGTGGTGGAGCCGGTCCCGGTCACGCCTGGGCCGGTGTATTCGATGCTGACGTTGGCGGCATGGTTGAGGTTGAAGGAGAACGTCGCCGGGGTTCCCGTGGCCGCCGTGGCGCTGGCCGAGACCCCCGAGATGGTCACCGTCGGGGGGATGGCGCCGCCCGGCCCGGGCGCCGGGGCGATGGTGAGCGAAGACCCGCCCGTGATGGTGACCGCGCCCGAGACCCCCGAGGGGCCCCCGCTCACCTGCACCGACCCCCCGGGCGCCACGGTCACCTGCTGCACCCCGGTGGCCAGCAGGATGCGGATGCTGCCCGGTTCCGGCACGGTCACCGGCTGCAGGCCGCCGTAGTAGTAGGCGAGGATCTGCTGGTAACTCTGCCCCTTGGCCGCCTTGCCCTCAGCCCCCCACTGCACCATGCCCACGCCGTGGCCCCAGCCCCGCCCGGTCATGACCACGGCGTCGGCCTGCTGGGTCAGCGTCATCCAGATGGAAGGAACGGTCTGGGGGAGATGCCCGCCCCCGGTGGCGGCACTGGGGTAGCGCTTGGGCGTGAGGCAGTCGGCCTGATTGTTCAGCGAGTTGCGGAACGTCGAGACCGGCAGGGTCTTGGACTGTCCCGGCCCCGAGATCGCGATGTTGGTGCCCTGCTGGCTGACGGTGGTGATCGCCCCGGTGCCCCACTGCCCGGCCAGATTCAGGGCCTGGGCGAGGTCGGTCAGCGGCATGCGGACGGTCCAGTTCGAGGTCGGCGAAGCGCCGTCGTCGTTCTCCACCACCGGCTGCA of the Actinomycetota bacterium genome contains:
- the clpB gene encoding ATP-dependent chaperone ClpB, which produces MDLNKLTRRSQEALAAAQALATQRNHQIIEPEHLLHALLSSPEGVVFGVVQRLGAVPTTLRERVDALLARIPKVYGGGGEARIGPALSKVLDRAFTEAEKLTDEYVSTEHLLLGLVETAGSTRLGPVFAEFDITRDRLLAALVEIRGTQRVTSQDPESTYQALERFGRDLTDLARKGKLDPVIGRDDEIRRVMQVLSRRTKNNPVLIGEPGVGKTAIVEGIARRIVDGDIPESLRDKRIMALDIGSMVAGSKYRGEFEERMKAVLKEIVDSHGEVITFVDELHTIVGAGGAEGAVDAGNMIKPMLARGELRMIGATTLDEYRKHIEKDPALERRFQPVMVNPPSVEDTIAILRGLKERYEVHHGVRIQDAALVAAAILSDRYVTGRFLPDKAIDLIDEAASRLRIEIDSMPMEIDVVERRRKQLEIERAALRKETDAPSKERLARLEEELARLTEESSGLKAHWQLEKDAIGRIRTIKADMDSAKAAAEQAEREGDLGKAAELRYGRLVELEKDLQEANAALNQLQAGNKMLKEEVDEEDIAEVVARWTGIPVSRLLEGELQKLVRMEDALHTRVIGQDQAVSAVANAIRRSRAGLADPNRPIGSFLFLGPTGVGKTELARALAEFLFDDERAVIRLDMSEYMEKHTVSRLYGAPPGYVGYDEGGQLTEAVRRRPYAVVLLDEIEKAHPDVFNVLLQVMDDGRMTDGQGRTVDFRNTILIMTSNVGSGWILSLTNEGRDDEHMSEKVMEAVRETFKPEFLNRVDEIVVFRRLSEDQLGAIVDIQLGWLARRMAQRRIGLEVTPPARAYLAHRGYDPAFGARPLRRLIAKELADQISMSLLQGGYTEGDTVEVDLGPDGTLTFRRQEAPVGAAP
- a CDS encoding SpoIID/LytB domain-containing protein; this translates as MKPRLRWGLALLVFAATAAPIGFRTPAAARSGASAAAPRAGDQAPVGPITFTPASPGASDTVDAIFPSVPGLCPPNQPQPVVAAFPGTLEVGREPNGRLYLITQLSFADYLKGIAEVPTSWPLAALEAQVVAARTYAISHLNGSTVDGLHYDLCSTDACQVYRGESVQNGPYGDRWVQAVNDTAGQILEYQGKPIDALYFSTSNGHTYSNATVFNGPPLPYLQPVVENDDGASPTSNWTVRMPLTDLAQALNLAGQWGTGAITTVSQQGTNIAISGPGQSKTLPVSTFRNSLNNQADCLTPKRYPSAATGGGHLPQTVPSIWMTLTQQADAVVMTGRGWGHGVGMVQWGAEGKAAKGQSYQQILAYYYGGLQPVTVPEPGSIRILLATGVQQVTVAPGGSVQVSGGPSGVSGAVTITGGSSLTIAPAPGPGGAIPPTVTISGVSASATAATGTPATFSFNLNHAANVSIEYTGPGVTGTGSTTPAPVTGGAASVTWDPAGAGLAPGAYQAAVVADDGVSRVVSEGVTVTLKAPPPPSPSPSPSTPGRRPPASPKAAGPAKKSSSTSTPWFLAGALVLALAVGAGAAVLLTRGGPQRS